In the genome of Vanacampus margaritifer isolate UIUO_Vmar chromosome 1, RoL_Vmar_1.0, whole genome shotgun sequence, one region contains:
- the LOC144052123 gene encoding PI-PLC X domain-containing protein 1-like isoform X2, giving the protein MSFCLDLSSPVVESESWFLKAMDRLAPSLIRPCVFRWATTQQAVLSHQCDLGIRFLDLRIARKPKEGSKLFFAHGIYTWISVKEALDEVATWLDQHPKEVLIVCCSHFTGLTRSDHRQLVDDIISRFGPKLCSAQDCPTLRSCWAKRQQVIVSYDDREVSRHHPELWTGIPYWYADSPDPNKVLSYLEAQKKKGRPAAFYVSGLNLTENVAFVLLHPFQNMRSITTKALAVLLGWVREQRPGPQVAGVNIICGDFVDVAHFCDCVIGLNYKARAVPTGATKRRADNQHSTVESEYARV; this is encoded by the exons ATGTCTTTCTGTTTGGACTTGTCCTCTCCTGTCGTGGAATCCGAGTCGTGGTTCCTCAAAGCGATGGACAGACTTGCGCCTTCTTTGATACGGCCCTGCGTGTTCCGTTGGGCCACCACGCAG CAAGCTGTCCTGAGTCATCAGTGTGACCTTGGCATTCGCTTTTTGGACCTGCGGATTGCCAGGAAGCCAAAAGAGGGCAGCAAATTATTCTTTGCTCATGGTATCTACACTTGGATTTCTGTCAAG GAGGCGCTGGATGAAGTGGCCACCTGGCTGGATCAACATCCTAAAGAGGTTCTTATCGTTTGCTGCTCACATTTCACTGGTCTGACCCGGAGTGACCACAGGCAGCTGGTGGACGACATCATATCACGCTTTGGACCAAAACTCTGCTCCGCACAG GATTGTCCCACTTTGCGATCGTGTTGGGCCAAGCGTCAGCAGGTGATTGTTTCCTATGACGACCGGGAGGTTAGCCGGCATCATCCGGAACTGTGGACGGGAATTCCTTACTG GTACGCCGACAGCCCCGATCCAAACAAGGTCCTTTCCTACTTGGAGGCtcagaagaaaaaaggaagacCAG CTGCTTTTTACGTCAGTGGCCTGAACCTGACGGAAAACGTTGCCTTTGTCCTCCTCCATCCCTTCCAAAACATGAGGAGCATCACCACCAAAGCGCTGGCCGTGCTGCTCGGCTGGGTGCGAGAGCAACGGCCGGGACCGCAGGTGGCCGGCGTCAACATCATCTGCGGCGACTTTGTTGACGTCGCCCACTTCTGCGATTGCGTCATTGGCCTCAACTACAAAGCGCGGGCGGTGCCGACGGGGGCCACAAAAAGACGGGCGGACAATCAGCACTCCACGGTGGAATCAGAATACGCTCGGGTTTGA
- the LOC144052123 gene encoding PI-PLC X domain-containing protein 1-like isoform X1 yields MAYKLHGNRDWMSHLPDELLDVSLWNLAIPGSHDSMSFCLDLSSPVVESESWFLKAMDRLAPSLIRPCVFRWATTQQAVLSHQCDLGIRFLDLRIARKPKEGSKLFFAHGIYTWISVKEALDEVATWLDQHPKEVLIVCCSHFTGLTRSDHRQLVDDIISRFGPKLCSAQDCPTLRSCWAKRQQVIVSYDDREVSRHHPELWTGIPYWYADSPDPNKVLSYLEAQKKKGRPAAFYVSGLNLTENVAFVLLHPFQNMRSITTKALAVLLGWVREQRPGPQVAGVNIICGDFVDVAHFCDCVIGLNYKARAVPTGATKRRADNQHSTVESEYARV; encoded by the exons ATGGCTTACAAACTACACGGAAACCGGGATTGGATGTCACATTTACCCGATGAGCTGCTTGATGTGTCGCTGTGGAATTTGGCCATCCCTG GGAGCCATGACAGCATGTCTTTCTGTTTGGACTTGTCCTCTCCTGTCGTGGAATCCGAGTCGTGGTTCCTCAAAGCGATGGACAGACTTGCGCCTTCTTTGATACGGCCCTGCGTGTTCCGTTGGGCCACCACGCAG CAAGCTGTCCTGAGTCATCAGTGTGACCTTGGCATTCGCTTTTTGGACCTGCGGATTGCCAGGAAGCCAAAAGAGGGCAGCAAATTATTCTTTGCTCATGGTATCTACACTTGGATTTCTGTCAAG GAGGCGCTGGATGAAGTGGCCACCTGGCTGGATCAACATCCTAAAGAGGTTCTTATCGTTTGCTGCTCACATTTCACTGGTCTGACCCGGAGTGACCACAGGCAGCTGGTGGACGACATCATATCACGCTTTGGACCAAAACTCTGCTCCGCACAG GATTGTCCCACTTTGCGATCGTGTTGGGCCAAGCGTCAGCAGGTGATTGTTTCCTATGACGACCGGGAGGTTAGCCGGCATCATCCGGAACTGTGGACGGGAATTCCTTACTG GTACGCCGACAGCCCCGATCCAAACAAGGTCCTTTCCTACTTGGAGGCtcagaagaaaaaaggaagacCAG CTGCTTTTTACGTCAGTGGCCTGAACCTGACGGAAAACGTTGCCTTTGTCCTCCTCCATCCCTTCCAAAACATGAGGAGCATCACCACCAAAGCGCTGGCCGTGCTGCTCGGCTGGGTGCGAGAGCAACGGCCGGGACCGCAGGTGGCCGGCGTCAACATCATCTGCGGCGACTTTGTTGACGTCGCCCACTTCTGCGATTGCGTCATTGGCCTCAACTACAAAGCGCGGGCGGTGCCGACGGGGGCCACAAAAAGACGGGCGGACAATCAGCACTCCACGGTGGAATCAGAATACGCTCGGGTTTGA
- the LOC144052123 gene encoding PI-PLC X domain-containing protein 1-like isoform X3, which yields MAYKLHGNRDWMSHLPDELLDVSLWNLAIPGSHDSMSFCLDLSSPVVESESWFLKAMDRLAPSLIRPCVFRWATTQQAVLSHQCDLGIRFLDLRIARKPKEGSKLFFAHGIYTWISVKEALDEVATWLDQHPKEVLIVCCSHFTGLTRSDHRQLVDDIISRFGPKLCSAQDCPTLRSCWAKRQQVRRQPRSKQGPFLLGGSEEKRKTSCFLRQWPEPDGKRCLCPPPSLPKHEEHHHQSAGRAARLGARATAGTAGGRRQHHLRRLC from the exons ATGGCTTACAAACTACACGGAAACCGGGATTGGATGTCACATTTACCCGATGAGCTGCTTGATGTGTCGCTGTGGAATTTGGCCATCCCTG GGAGCCATGACAGCATGTCTTTCTGTTTGGACTTGTCCTCTCCTGTCGTGGAATCCGAGTCGTGGTTCCTCAAAGCGATGGACAGACTTGCGCCTTCTTTGATACGGCCCTGCGTGTTCCGTTGGGCCACCACGCAG CAAGCTGTCCTGAGTCATCAGTGTGACCTTGGCATTCGCTTTTTGGACCTGCGGATTGCCAGGAAGCCAAAAGAGGGCAGCAAATTATTCTTTGCTCATGGTATCTACACTTGGATTTCTGTCAAG GAGGCGCTGGATGAAGTGGCCACCTGGCTGGATCAACATCCTAAAGAGGTTCTTATCGTTTGCTGCTCACATTTCACTGGTCTGACCCGGAGTGACCACAGGCAGCTGGTGGACGACATCATATCACGCTTTGGACCAAAACTCTGCTCCGCACAG GATTGTCCCACTTTGCGATCGTGTTGGGCCAAGCGTCAGCAG GTACGCCGACAGCCCCGATCCAAACAAGGTCCTTTCCTACTTGGAGGCtcagaagaaaaaaggaagacCAG CTGCTTTTTACGTCAGTGGCCTGAACCTGACGGAAAACGTTGCCTTTGTCCTCCTCCATCCCTTCCAAAACATGAGGAGCATCACCACCAAAGCGCTGGCCGTGCTGCTCGGCTGGGTGCGAGAGCAACGGCCGGGACCGCAGGTGGCCGGCGTCAACATCATCTGCGGCGACTTTGTTGA
- the LOC144052143 gene encoding protein jagunal homolog 1-B, giving the protein MASRAGPRATGTDGSDFEHRERVASHYQMSVALKSEIRKLNMVHLLVWMLMAAQVTVSQLSLVSHKTVASPYQWEYPYLLSVLPTLFSFLALPRNNISYLVISMISAGLFSVAPLIYGSMEMFPLAQQLYRHGKAYRFLFGFSAVTVMYLVIVICVQVHGWQIYYSKKLLDQWFTSTQDKKKK; this is encoded by the exons ATGGCTTCCCGAGCAGGACCGCGTGCGACGGGTACGGACGGCAGCGACTTTGAACACAGGGAGCGAGTGGCCTCACACTACCAAATGAG CGTGGCCCTTAAGTCTGAAATCCGTAAACTCAACATGGTCCACTTGCTGGTGTGGATGCTGATGGCGGCTCAG GTGACGGTGAGCCAGCTGAGTCTGGTGTCCCACAAAACGGTGGCGTCGCCGTACCAGTGGGAGTACCCGTACCTCCTGAGTGTTCTCCCCACGCTTTTTAGCTTCCTGGCTCTGCCGCGTAACAACATCAGCTACCTGGTCATCTCCATGATCAGCGCCGGCCTTTTCTCGGTGGCGCCGCTCATCTACGGCAGCATGGAGATGTTCCCCCTCGCTCAGCAGCTCTATCGCCACGGCAAAGCGTACCGTTTCCTTTTTGGCTTCTCGGCCGTCACCGTCATGTACCTGGTGATCGTGATTTGCGTGCAGGTGCACGGCTGGCAGATCTACTACAGCAAGAAGCTGCTGGACCAGTGGTTCACCAGCACGcaggacaagaagaagaaatga